The Thermosipho melanesiensis BI429 sequence TTTTGGTGTTGAAAACGCCGTTTCAAAAGCAAAAGAACTTTTGAAGAAGGGATTAAGTGTTTGGACTGATGATGATATAGTACATAACAAATCAGTGATGAAAGAACTTTACGATATGGGTTTATCTAAGGAAAAAGGTGATGTGTTTCTGGTTAGAGCTCATGGACTGCCGAAAGATGTTTTGGATGATTTGAAAAAAAGGTATAAGGTAGAGGATTTAACTTGTAGTATTGTTAAGAATTTATTTAAAACTGTTGCTGAGATTGAAAAAAAAGGATACAAAATTGTTGTCTTTGGAAAAAAAGAACATCCAGAAATGAAAGCATTAAAAAGTTATTGTGAAAATGCGACTATAACGGATATTCCACTTCCGATAAATGCAAAAAGGATAGCAATTGCTAGTCAAACAACTATGTCATATACAGATTTTGAATTTTTTGTAAATAAGATTACTGAGATGTCTAAATTTGATGATATTAAAATAATTAACAGTATTTGCAATATAACGTATAACCGAGAAAAGGAAGCGGAAAAGATTTCGAAAATAGTTGATTTAATGGTCGTAGTTGGTGGTAAACATAGTTCAAATACAACAAAGTTGTATAAAATCTCTTCGAAATATACTAAGAGTATGCATATTGAATTACCAGAAGAATTAATTGAATTACCCAAGGGGGTAAAGAAAATAGGTGTAATAAGTGGGACTTCTACACCGAAAAATATAGTTGAAAAAGTAATATTAAGATTAAAAGAATTAGGAGGGATGCTGCAAATGGATGGTAACTTTGAAAAACTTTTAGAAAGCTATTTGTATGACGACGTAAGAAGAGGAACAGAAGTTATGGGAACAGTTTTAAGAAAGGGAGAAACAGAGCTATTTGTTAATTTTGGTTGGAGAGCGGAGGGGATAGTTTCAAGTGATGAATTGGTAAAAGATTTAAGTGAATATAATATCGGTGATAAATTAAAATTGTTAGTAATAAAGATTGATGAAGAAGACGGTATGGCATTTCTTTCGGAAAAAAGGGTTTATCTTAAAAATATAAGAAATATATTGAGAGAGAAATTTGAGAAAGGCGAAAAAGTTATTGGGAAAATAATATCAAGAAATAAGGGTGGCTATGATGTATTAATAGATAATGTATTCAAGGCATTTTTACCCAAGAGTGAATCAATGATTTATGGAGATAATATCCCAGATTATACTATGGAATTTAAAATAATAAAGTTTGAAGATAAAAGAAAATTAAATGTAGTTGTATCGCGAAAAGCATTAGTTAAAGAACAAGTTGAGAGATTTTTCAAAGAGAGAAAAAAGGGAGATATAGTGGAAGGTATTGTAAAAAGAATAGAGGATTTTGGTGCATTTGTCAGGGTAGCAGAAGGTATTGAAGGTTTATTACCAAATTCAGAAGTATCTTATGATTATGAAATTAGCGCAATGGATGTATTAGGTGAAGGACAAAGTGTAAAGTTATATTTAAAGGAAATCGATCCAACAAACAAGAAGTTAATTTTCAGTTTAAAAGAGTTAATGCCAAATCCGTGGAATAACGTTGAAAAGAAATATAAAATTGGTGAAGTTGTTAGTGGAAAGGTGAAAAAGATAATGCCTTATGGTTTTTTTGTTAATCTTGAACCTGGTATTGATGGTTTTGTGCATATCGATGATGTATTTTGGGGAAAAAGAGGGAATATAAAAGATATAATTAGTGAAGGTGATTTTGTTAAGTTAGTTGTAAAAGAAATAGATAAAGAAAATAAAAAGATAAGATTAAGTTATAAAGAAGTAAAAGGTGATCCATGGGAAAATATTGAGGAAAAATATCCATTAGGAAATGTAGTTACTGGAATTGTAAGAGTAGTATTTGATAAAGGGGTTATTATTGACATTGAAGAAGGAATAAGTGGGTATTGTCCTATTTCGGAAATTTCATGGAATTATATTTCTCATCCCACTGATGTGATTGGGGAGGGAAATAAAGTTAAAGCTGTCGTTTTAGATTTAGATAAGGAAAATAGAAAGATAAGGTTGAGTATAAAAAGAACAGTTGAAAATCCATGGGAGAAATTTAAACAACAGCACAAAGTAGGGGATATAATAAAAGTTAAATTGGTAAAGGAATTAAAAAATGGTTATAGTGCAAATGTAGAAGGTATTGAGGTTTATGTGCCAAAATCACACATTGTTTCTGATATTAATGTGAGTGATGATTTAGAAGTGAAGATTATTAATATAAAAACAGATGGAGAGATTTTACGAGTAGTTGTAAGTGAAAAAGAAAAAGAAAATGAAAAAGTTCTTGACGAGATAAAAAATGAAGCTGAAAAGGAAAGATATACCTCCATTGAAAGGAAGGTAAAAAATGGCGACAGTTCTGATAGTGGGGAAGAGTAATGTTGGAAAATCCACACTTTTCAATAAACTTATTGGAAAGAAAAAGTCAATTGTAGATAATAAAGAAGGGGTTACAAGGGATGCGGTTAGTGACCGCGTCTCCTATTTTGGAAAATCGTTTAAATTAATAGATACCTGTGGAATTTTTGAAAGACCTGAGGATATAATTTCTGAAAGGTTGAAAAATTTAACTTTAAATATGTTGAGTGAAGGTGATATAATAATATTTGTTGTTGATGGAAAATATGGTCTAACATCAGAAGATTATCATCTGGCGGATTTATTGAGAAAATCAAATTCAGATGTAATTTTGGTAGTAAATAAATCTGAGAATGAAAAAAAAGTTTTTGTAAATTTTGATGATTTTTATAGTTTAGGTTTTGGAGAACCTTTGTTTATATCAGCTGAACAGGGAAAAAATATTGATAGGTTAATTGAAGAGGTTATAAAAAGACTTGAGAAAAAAGGATTAAAGCTTGAAGAAGAGGAAGAAAAGGATTCTATAATTAGGGTAGCGTTAATTGGAAGACCTAACGCGGGAAAATCCACATTGTTTAATGGTATTTTGGAGCGAGAAAGGGCTTTGGTTACACCTATTCCAGGTACAACAAGAGATGCTATTGATGAGTTAGTTGAAATTAATGGAAAAAAATATCTATTTATTGATACTGCTGGATTGAGAAGGAAAAGTAAGGTGGAATATAAGAGTATAGATATGTATAGTAATGTTAGATCAATAAAGAGTATAGAGTTGTCTGATGTTGTAGTGTTTGTTATAGATTCTCTAGAAGGAATTACCCACCAAGATCAGAAAATTGCAGGAATTGCAGAAAATAGAGGGAAGGCTACTGTTGTAGTCTTTAATAAGATTGATTTAGTAAAAAATTTTAAATATAGAAAACAAGAGTTTATTGAACACTTTATGGAGAGGTTGTACTTTGTAAGTTATAGTCCAGTGGTTTTTGTAAGTGCACAAGAAAGGTATGGAATAGGAAAATTGATTAAGGCTATAAAGGAGGCATATAATTCTTTGTTTTATAGAGTTCAAACAAGTGCTGTAAACGCTGTTATTCAAAGAATGATAATGTTTAGTCCTCCACCAAGGGGGTTAAAGATTTATTACGGAGCACAGGTTGATGTTAAGCCACCAACATTTTTATTTTTTACCAATGGAAAAAAGGTACCGGAATTTTATCAAAATAACATAAGGAAAATTATAAGAGAAAATATTTATCATTTTACCGGGGCGCCAATATTTTTGAAATTTAAAAATAGACATTAAAGGGGGAAGAGGTTATGAAAAAATTTTTTTTGCTTTTTTTAACCTTGATTGTTGTTGATATGTTTGCTTTTAAGGTCATTATGGTGACGGATGTAGGGGGGTTAGGAGACGGGTCATTTATGGATGGTACATGGTCTGGAATTGTTAAAGCGTGTGAGGAACTTGGAGTAGAATATGGTGTGATCCAATCGAAAGAGCAAGGAGATTATGTAAGTAACTTAAGTAAAGCAGCAGAACAAGCAGATGTTGTTTTTGCAGTGGGATTTTTGATGTCCGATGCATTTTATAAGGTTGCACAACAATATCCTGAAACATATTTTGTTGGTATTGATTTTGATAGCGGGACTATATTGGCCAATGTTATGACTTTTACATTCAAAGAGCAAGAAGGAAGTTTTTTAACAGGATATTTAGCAGCAGGGATGACAAAAACTGGAAAAGTTGCTATAATTGGTGGTATCCCCATACCACCTGTAAAAAGATATGAGATTGGTTTTAGGGCAGGGGTTAGGGCTTATAATCAAATTCATAATGCAAATATCGAAGTAAAGGTGGTTTATTCAAATTCATTTACAGATCCAAAGAAAGGAAAAGAACTTGCCCAGTCGCTTATTGGAGAGGGAGTGGACATCATCCAGCAGGCTTGTGGAGGTACCGCTCTTGGGATAATTGAAGCGATAAAGGAGGAAAATTACAAAAATGTTCCAAATGGAGATTTGAAAGGTTTATTAGATTATATGTATGATAATATTGGCTATTTTATGCTTGGAGGGGATATTGAACAAGAGCCCCAGGCACCAGGGCATATACTAGCAAGTGCAATAAAGAGAGTAGATGTTGCAAGTTATTTGGGAGTAAAGAAAGCGTATAATGGCGAGTGGCAACCAGGAAATATCGAGTTAGGTTTAAAAGAAGAAGGAGAAGGTATTAGTAGAATGAGATACACGAAAGGATTAGTCCCAGATAGTTTAATTTACGAAATAGAATATTTGACAGGTTTGGTGAAAGATGGAAAATTAATTATACCATCTACAGAGGAAGAGTTGAATGCTATGAGAATAAAAATATCATTTTAGTAAGGAGTCGTTATGTTGAAAAAGATAAATTTTTGGGGTTGGTTTTCGATTTTAAGTGTATTACTAGTTATACAATTTTTATACTGGTATGTATATAGATCTAATGTATATGCATTTTTCTATTCATTAAAAAATTCATCGCATAATGTGGTTAATGAATATAACGGAAATTTAAAGTTGTATTCCTTAAATGAGGATGCGATAAGGGTTGAAACAATTAAGAATGTAAAGGCAAGAGGAATAAATATAATTGTTGGGCCTAATTTTAGTAGTACTGGTGCAAAGATATTCCAATTTCTTGAAAAGTACGACCTTGTTTCATTTTCACCAAGTATTACTTCTACAAAGTTGTTGAAACAAACAAATAGAATTATTTCAATGGTTCCAACAAATGAATATCAAATAAAAAGCATTATGGAATTTTTAAAGGAGAAAAATGTGCAAAAAGTTTTGTTGGTTTTGGATCCATTTAATAAAGAGTATGCAAATGAATTTTTAATGATTTTGGATGTTTTTGAAGGAAAATACAAATATTTTTATACAGTAACCAATTTTTCAGAAAATTTGGATGATTATGATGCAATTGTTTTGACCCTTGCGCCAAAATATGCTTCAGACTTTTTATGGTATTTTGCAAAATATTATAAAGGTATTATTTTGGGAACTGATTCTGTATTTGATGAAATATTAAACACTCTTCCAACGTTATCAAATTTTTATATTGTAAACTTTGGTTTTAAGAGTTATGATTGGTCAAATGAAGCTATTTTGAAAATATTTGATATACTTTCTAAACACAAATTTATTTCAACAAATCAGTTTATTAATTTTCTTTTAGGGCATGATATTTACGATGGAATTAGTCTTACAAAAGATGGTGTTATAAATAAAGGTATAAAGATAGTTAATTTTGAAGAGTTTAGAAAGGAGAATAGATAAGTTGAAGGCAGCAAAAAGCTTTCTAACTTTTGCTTATTTGATATTAATAGTTTTTATTGTGGTTATATTTAATTATTTTGTGAAAACAACATTAGAAGATTCTTCGATTGTTTTTACAAAATATTTTGATAATTTAATTTTAAATAAGCAATTTTTAGTGGCAAAACTTGATAGTGATTTTTTTGATCCTGTTCTCAATCGTAGTTTCAAAGGCATTTTAAATGAGGGACCAAATAAATATATTAAGGGAATTTATTATGCTTTTGATACTTTAAAATACGTAGAAAGGTGCGAAAATGGGTATTGCTTGTATGAAATTCCCATATATCTTTTTAATTTAAATATAGATTCTATTAAATATTACGATGTGATTGTTAGTGATAAAGTGGTTTTTTCAAGTGAAAATTTAAAGATAGGAAGTAATTATGAAAAAGGTTTTTTTGAGGAAAGTACTATTTCAGAATTTGGATTTACGTTTGTTGTAGGGTATAAAACCAAGTTCGTGCTAATGTTTAATTTGTATATTGTTTTGATATTTACAATTGCTTATTTTCTATCTTATTTTCTTTTTTATAACGAGGAGAAAAAAATTAAAAGAATGGATAATGTGCTGAAAAATCTTAATAAGGAATTGATAAAGGTCTATGAAGATTTTGAAAAAAATAAAGAATTAAAGGAATTTAATATATCCAAAACACATATTGAAAGTGTAAATGTTTTGCAGGAGAATATAAATAAACTTTTTGTGGAATTTAAAAGAATCTTTGGTGAATATGAAAGAACTGCACAAATGTTGGAATCGACGATGGCAGAATTGGAAGAAACTAATGCGGAATTGGTAGAGAAGAATTTACAAATAATATCTGCACTTGCAGAAGCAGTTGAGTTAAAAGATTCTGTGACGGGTAATCATTCAAGAAATGTTATGGAATTGTCATTATATTTGGCAAAAAAGTTTAATATAAAGGAACCTGCTGAGATTGAAGCAATCAAGTATGGTGCGATATTGCATGATATTGGTAAAATAGGTATACCTGAACATATTTTGAATAAGCCTGGAAAACTAAACGATGAAGAATTTGAAATAATGAAAAAACACACAATCTATGGAGAAAAGATTATTAAAGCAATTCCAGGGTGGTCGCTTGTTGCGGATATAATCAGGCATCACCATGAAAATTGGGATGGTAGTGGTTATCCAGATGGATTGAAAGATGGCGAAATTAGTTTGAGAGCTCAAATTGTTTCGATCGTTGATGTTTTTGTTGCGCTAACAGAGGATAGGCCGTATAGAAAAGGATTAACAATTGAAAAAACATTGAGTATTATGAAGGAAATGGTTGGTATAAAATTTTCTGAAAAATTATTTGAAAAATTTTTGGAAGTATTAAGGGAAAAAGGATATTTAAGTTGATAATTTGGATAAATTATGATAACATAGTAAAGGATAAAATTTAGAAAAGGAGGATAGTGTATGAAAAGGACATATCAACCATCAAGAATTAAAAGGAAAAGAACACATGGGTTTTTAGCTAGAAAGAAGACAACAGGCGGAAGGAGAGTTTTGAAAAACAGAAGAAGAAAGGGAAGATGGAGACTAACGGTTTAAAAGGAAATTTCTTTAAAAAGTATGAACGCTTGAAGCTCAGGAAAGATTTTAAAAGATTATACGAAACGGGGAAGAGTATACAAGTACCATATTTTGTAATAATATATTTGAAAAATGGATTTGAATATAGTCGATTTGGTTTTTCAGTACGTAAAAAATTTGGAAAAGCTGTAAGGCGGAATAGATTAAAGAGATGGATGCGAGAAGTTATTAGAACGAATAAATATGTAATTCCAAAAGGCTATGACTATTTAATAATTGCTAGAAAGCATCTATCGAGGGATTTTGAAAAAATTACTTACCAGCATTTCAAGGAAGAGTTACTAAAATTATTTGCGAGGATTGACGATGAAGAAAATAATATTGGCGTTAATTAGATTTTATCAGAAATTTATTTCACCATTAAAACCACCAACGTGCATATATACTCCGACATGTTCGGAGTATACTTATCAAGCTGTAAAGAAATTTGGAGTATTTAAAGGTCTTTTCCTGGGCTTCAAGCGTATTTTAAGGTGTAATCCACTTCATGAAGGTGGTGAAGACCCGGTACCAGATAAGTTTTATATAATAAAAGGGAGGCGGTTGGATTGAAAAAAATAATTACCGTCATTTTTTTGTTGCTTTCATTTATTTTGATAGCAGGAACTATAAACGTTGAAGAAAGAACAGATGGGATTTACGTTTTTACAAGGTTTATGGAGTATAAATTTGATTATAATGGTAATTTAGTGGAAGTATATAGAGTTATTGAAAGAAGAACAAGGCTATTTCTATATTCAAACGATGGTTTTGATATAGAAAATGTGAATTCAACTCCAACGTTTAATTGGCAAGGTTTGAAGGATGGGGAAAAATATTCAGAAGTAACTTTAAAATTTGATTACGATAAGATGGAAAAAATATACAATTTTAAAGAGGGGCCAAATTATACATTTAACGTTGTAATTAACTCAACAGATGAAATAACAGTTTCCCTACCAAGAGTTGGTTACGAAGTTAACGATAGATTAAAGAACAATATTTTTCTTTCTTTTTACGAGAAAGGGGATATACTTTCAATAATTAAGTTTTCAGGAAAAACGTTAGGGGGAAATAAAGTAAAAGGTGCTAATTTAAGGTTTTTAGTATACATTGGACCTTACAAAAAGACGCTAATAAAAAGTGGTTTTTCGGATGATTATGAAGTGATTTTAGAAATGCTCAAAACAATTTCAGGTGTTGGCGGATGGTTTGACTTTATACTTTATCCTTTGGTTTATTTCTTTGGATGGATAAATGATTTTACAAAGAATTTTGGTTTAACAATAATAGTTTTTACTATTATTATACGTTTTGTGCTTTATCCTTTGTATCATTCACAGACAAAGTCAATGATAAAAATGAGAAAGCTACAACCAATAGTTGAACAAATAAAGAAAAAATACAAAGATCCACAAAAACAACAACAGGAGCTTTTAAAAGCATATAGGGAGAATAAAATTAATCCCGCAAGTGGTTGTTTAATGGCACTTGTACAGTTACCTATTTTTATAATCTTATACCAGGTAATAAGGTATTATCAAGAGGAATTTGCGTTTAGCGGAAAGTTTTTAATTTGGAGGGATTTAACCGCAGGTGGTTTTTCTGCAAATTGGGTGTTTTTAATAATCCAGATTGTAGCAGGGTATTATCTTGCCTTGATTACTAGTCAAGATACAAGAACAGCTTGGCAGAGTATTATCATGAGCTTTATTTTCCCGTTTTTATTCATTGGATTGCCAAGTGGTGTTTTCTTGTACTATACTGCAAACACGTTGATTCAAGTTGGTATAACATACTATATTTACAAAAAATATAAAATAAAGGGTTTGACACAAAGGGAACTTTGGGGATTGCCAAATAAGGGGTGAAGGTCTTGAGAAAGCTGACACTTACAGGAAAAAATGTGGAAGAAATTTTAACAATATTTGAGGAAGATATGAATATAAAAAAAGGAGAATATGATTATTTGGTTATTGATAAAGGTTCAAGTGGTTTTTTAGGTTTTTTGTCTCGTGATGCGGTAGTTGAAGTTACGATAAAGAAAGAATACTACGAAAGAAAATTGAAAGAGTTTTTGGAAAATGTGGTAAGATGTTTTGATGAAGGAATAAGTGTAGAGGTGTTTTCAAAGAATAATAGGGTTTTTATTGCAAAGATAAAAGGAGAGGGTATCGGGAAAATAATTGGAAAACACGGAAAAGGTTTAGGTGCATTGCAGCATATTGCTACAATTTTTCTAAATAGATTGTCTGATATAAAAATTACTGTGATTATAGACGCGGGAGACTATAGGGAAAAAAGAAAGGAATTGATAAAAAATATTGTTGTAAATGCCGTTGAAAAGTTGAGAAATGGTGCAAAAAAGATAGAGTTGGATCCCATGTTTTCTTTTGAAAGAAGGTTAGTACATGAATTTTTAAAAAGATATCCAGATGTTTTTTCATATTCCGAAGGAGTTGAGCCGTATAGATATGTGGTAATTGAAAGGAGGGGAAAGAATGATAGTTTCCAAACCAGAAAGAGTAGAACCTATAATAATAGATGAAGGAAAAATTGAAAAAAGGATTTTAATTGGTTCAAAAGATGGAGCCGAAAGATTTGTAATGAGATTGTTTAAATTACAACCTGGTGCTAACACACCATATCATACCCATGATTGGGAGCATGAGATATTTGTTGTGAGGGGAAAGATACAAGCGGTATCGAAAGATAAGAAGATAGTTGCAGAAGAGGGAAGTTTTATTTTTGTTAAGCCCAATGAAGAACATCAATTTGTCAATATAGGGGATGTTGATGCAGAATTTATTTGTGTGATACCGTATATACCAAACAATGAATGAAAATATAGGTAAACTTCTAATAAAGCAAATAATTTTATTTTCAATTTTAATAATTGCAATAGTAAGTACGGGAGTCCTTTACTATCATTATGTGGAAGGACTCTCGTTTGTTGATGCTTTTTTCTTTACGGCAATAACTATTTCAACTGTTGGTTATAGTATGCCTGAGACACTTAGTAATACAGGGAGAATTTTCACATCTATTTTAATTTTTATGGGAATTAGTGTGGTTTTATACGGTGTGTCGAGTGTTACTGCAATTGTTGTTGAGGGAAAGTTAAGTGATTATATGAAAGAGAGGCGAAATAGGAAAATGATTGAAAGATTAGAAAATCATATAATTGTTGTTGGAGCTGGGAAAACGGGGCAGTATGTAATTGCAGAGTTGATAAGGGAAAAGGAAAAATTTTTAATAATTGATAACAAAGAGGAGAATATAAAAAAGTTGCTGGAGATGTATAATATTGAAGTTCCTTATGTTATTGGCGATGCAGCAGAAGAAGATATATTACTAAATTCGGGAATTATGAAAGCGAGAGCTCTTATTACTACGCTTCCAGAGGATTCAGTTAATGTTTTTGTTGTTTTAAGTGCAAGGACTTTAAACCCAAATTTAACTATAATTTCAAAAGTTACCGATGTTTCATCGATTAGAAAATTAATTTATGCAGGTGCTACAACAGTAGTAGCAGCTGCAGAAATAGCGGGAACTAGAATGGCAAGGTTAATCACAAGACCTGAAAGTGTTAATTTTGTGGATTTATTTGCGTTTGGAAATGAACAATACAGAATTGAGGAAGTAAAGGTTAATAAAAATAGTGGTATAGTTGACAAAAAAATTTCGGATTTGGATGTTGGAAAGAAGTTTAACGTATTAATACTTGCAATTAATCGTTTTGGTGATATAATTTTTGGACCAAGCGGAAATGTTGAAATAAATAATAATGATGTATTGATGATAATGGGGAAAAAAGATAATATTGATAAATTTAAGGAGTTTGTTAAAGCCTGATATCCTACCTATCTTTCCTATCTTCAAATTTTTCAATGATATGAAAAGATACATACGTATTTTCTAGTTATTTTAAGTAATATTGCTTATAAAGCAATATTACACTCCTTGTTGCTTGCAAATTTGCATGTTAGACTATAGATGCTAAATATATAAAATTTGGAGGTGTGTTATGGAAATAAAAGATATATTATCTATTGTTGAACGTGAAAAAATTAATTTTATAGATTTAAAAGTAGTTGATATTTGGGGTAAATGGAGACATGTAACTTTAGCAAGAACAAATTTTTCTGAAAAAACATTTTATGAAGGTGTAGGTTTTGATGCCTCAAATTTGGGCTATGCAAGTGTCGAAAACAGTGATATGGTTTTAATTCCCGATCCTCAAACTGCATTTTTTGAAAAAATAGGTGAGGAAAAGGTTTTGAGTCTGATTTGTGATGTATATGATGTAAATTCAGGTAAAGCTTCTTTTCATGATCCAAGGTCTATTTTAAAAGCCACGCTAAATGAAATTGGTGATGTTGCTGATGAAGTTTTTTTGGGACCAGAATATGAATTCCATGTCTTTGAAAATGTGAGGTATAGTATTAGTAACAATGAGATTAGTTTGAAAATTGATAGCAAAGAAGGTTTTTGGAATGCCGAAGAAACAGGAGAATATTTTATTGGAAAGAAAAAGGGATATCATAGAATTCCACCATTTGATACATTGATGGAAGTGAGAAATGAAATTGTAAAAAGGTTGCTAGAATATGGGGTCCCAGTAAAGTATCACCACCATGAAGTTGGTACGTGTCAGGTTGAGATTGAATTGAATTTTATAAGTGCTTTAAAAGCGGCAGATTATACACTCTTAGTGAAACATGTAGCAAGGCAAGTTGCAAAAAAGTTTGGTTTAATTGTAACATTTATGCCAAAACCTTTATATGATGAAGCAGGAAATGGTATGCATGTTCATCAATTCTTAGTAAAAAATGGCGAAAATATCTTTGCAGGTGACAAATTATACGGATTATCAACTTACGCATTATCGTATATTGCAGGACTATTGAAACATGCTCCTTCAATCATGGCATTTACAAATCCGACTACAAATTCATATAGAAGATTGGTTCCAGGTTACGAAGCACCGACCAATGCGGTTTTTGCACTTGCAAACAGAACTGCAGCCATTAGGATCCCCGCTTATGTAAAAGATGAAAGTAAAAAGAGAATAGAATTTAGAACAATTGATGCATCGTGTAACCCGTACCTTGCATTTTCGGCAATGATTTTAGCTGGAGTTGATGGGATAAGAGAAAAACTTGATCCGACTGCAGAGGGATTTGGCCCGTTTGAAAGAGATTTATATAATGAAGATATTAAACCTCTCCCATATACTTTATCTCAGGCATGTAGTGCATTGAAAGGTGATAATGAATATTTAAAGGTCTTTCCAAAACAATTAATAGAACACTGGATTAAATTAAAAACAAAGGAAGAGAGAGAAATGTTAGCTATTCCACACCCAAAAGAGT is a genomic window containing:
- the rnpA gene encoding ribonuclease P protein component, which encodes METNGLKGNFFKKYERLKLRKDFKRLYETGKSIQVPYFVIIYLKNGFEYSRFGFSVRKKFGKAVRRNRLKRWMREVIRTNKYVIPKGYDYLIIARKHLSRDFEKITYQHFKEELLKLFARIDDEENNIGVN
- a CDS encoding bifunctional 4-hydroxy-3-methylbut-2-enyl diphosphate reductase/30S ribosomal protein S1; translated protein: MQIVVAEGIGFCFGVENAVSKAKELLKKGLSVWTDDDIVHNKSVMKELYDMGLSKEKGDVFLVRAHGLPKDVLDDLKKRYKVEDLTCSIVKNLFKTVAEIEKKGYKIVVFGKKEHPEMKALKSYCENATITDIPLPINAKRIAIASQTTMSYTDFEFFVNKITEMSKFDDIKIINSICNITYNREKEAEKISKIVDLMVVVGGKHSSNTTKLYKISSKYTKSMHIELPEELIELPKGVKKIGVISGTSTPKNIVEKVILRLKELGGMLQMDGNFEKLLESYLYDDVRRGTEVMGTVLRKGETELFVNFGWRAEGIVSSDELVKDLSEYNIGDKLKLLVIKIDEEDGMAFLSEKRVYLKNIRNILREKFEKGEKVIGKIISRNKGGYDVLIDNVFKAFLPKSESMIYGDNIPDYTMEFKIIKFEDKRKLNVVVSRKALVKEQVERFFKERKKGDIVEGIVKRIEDFGAFVRVAEGIEGLLPNSEVSYDYEISAMDVLGEGQSVKLYLKEIDPTNKKLIFSLKELMPNPWNNVEKKYKIGEVVSGKVKKIMPYGFFVNLEPGIDGFVHIDDVFWGKRGNIKDIISEGDFVKLVVKEIDKENKKIRLSYKEVKGDPWENIEEKYPLGNVVTGIVRVVFDKGVIIDIEEGISGYCPISEISWNYISHPTDVIGEGNKVKAVVLDLDKENRKIRLSIKRTVENPWEKFKQQHKVGDIIKVKLVKELKNGYSANVEGIEVYVPKSHIVSDINVSDDLEVKIINIKTDGEILRVVVSEKEKENEKVLDEIKNEAEKERYTSIERKVKNGDSSDSGEE
- the der gene encoding ribosome biogenesis GTPase Der, with the protein product MATVLIVGKSNVGKSTLFNKLIGKKKSIVDNKEGVTRDAVSDRVSYFGKSFKLIDTCGIFERPEDIISERLKNLTLNMLSEGDIIIFVVDGKYGLTSEDYHLADLLRKSNSDVILVVNKSENEKKVFVNFDDFYSLGFGEPLFISAEQGKNIDRLIEEVIKRLEKKGLKLEEEEEKDSIIRVALIGRPNAGKSTLFNGILERERALVTPIPGTTRDAIDELVEINGKKYLFIDTAGLRRKSKVEYKSIDMYSNVRSIKSIELSDVVVFVIDSLEGITHQDQKIAGIAENRGKATVVVFNKIDLVKNFKYRKQEFIEHFMERLYFVSYSPVVFVSAQERYGIGKLIKAIKEAYNSLFYRVQTSAVNAVIQRMIMFSPPPRGLKIYYGAQVDVKPPTFLFFTNGKKVPEFYQNNIRKIIRENIYHFTGAPIFLKFKNRH
- a CDS encoding ABC transporter substrate-binding protein, which encodes MLKKINFWGWFSILSVLLVIQFLYWYVYRSNVYAFFYSLKNSSHNVVNEYNGNLKLYSLNEDAIRVETIKNVKARGINIIVGPNFSSTGAKIFQFLEKYDLVSFSPSITSTKLLKQTNRIISMVPTNEYQIKSIMEFLKEKNVQKVLLVLDPFNKEYANEFLMILDVFEGKYKYFYTVTNFSENLDDYDAIVLTLAPKYASDFLWYFAKYYKGIILGTDSVFDEILNTLPTLSNFYIVNFGFKSYDWSNEAILKIFDILSKHKFISTNQFINFLLGHDIYDGISLTKDGVINKGIKIVNFEEFRKENR
- a CDS encoding HD-GYP domain-containing protein, with the translated sequence MKSLERRIDKLKAAKSFLTFAYLILIVFIVVIFNYFVKTTLEDSSIVFTKYFDNLILNKQFLVAKLDSDFFDPVLNRSFKGILNEGPNKYIKGIYYAFDTLKYVERCENGYCLYEIPIYLFNLNIDSIKYYDVIVSDKVVFSSENLKIGSNYEKGFFEESTISEFGFTFVVGYKTKFVLMFNLYIVLIFTIAYFLSYFLFYNEEKKIKRMDNVLKNLNKELIKVYEDFEKNKELKEFNISKTHIESVNVLQENINKLFVEFKRIFGEYERTAQMLESTMAELEETNAELVEKNLQIISALAEAVELKDSVTGNHSRNVMELSLYLAKKFNIKEPAEIEAIKYGAILHDIGKIGIPEHILNKPGKLNDEEFEIMKKHTIYGEKIIKAIPGWSLVADIIRHHHENWDGSGYPDGLKDGEISLRAQIVSIVDVFVALTEDRPYRKGLTIEKTLSIMKEMVGIKFSEKLFEKFLEVLREKGYLS
- the rpmH gene encoding 50S ribosomal protein L34; its protein translation is MKRTYQPSRIKRKRTHGFLARKKTTGGRRVLKNRRRKGRWRLTV
- a CDS encoding BMP family lipoprotein, producing the protein MKKFFLLFLTLIVVDMFAFKVIMVTDVGGLGDGSFMDGTWSGIVKACEELGVEYGVIQSKEQGDYVSNLSKAAEQADVVFAVGFLMSDAFYKVAQQYPETYFVGIDFDSGTILANVMTFTFKEQEGSFLTGYLAAGMTKTGKVAIIGGIPIPPVKRYEIGFRAGVRAYNQIHNANIEVKVVYSNSFTDPKKGKELAQSLIGEGVDIIQQACGGTALGIIEAIKEENYKNVPNGDLKGLLDYMYDNIGYFMLGGDIEQEPQAPGHILASAIKRVDVASYLGVKKAYNGEWQPGNIELGLKEEGEGISRMRYTKGLVPDSLIYEIEYLTGLVKDGKLIIPSTEEELNAMRIKISF
- the yidD gene encoding membrane protein insertion efficiency factor YidD, which gives rise to MKKIILALIRFYQKFISPLKPPTCIYTPTCSEYTYQAVKKFGVFKGLFLGFKRILRCNPLHEGGEDPVPDKFYIIKGRRLD